From Halodesulfovibrio aestuarii DSM 17919 = ATCC 29578, the proteins below share one genomic window:
- a CDS encoding response regulator: MEELYRVVLAEDHVLLREGLKSLLQTFKNFTVVGEASDGYQAVDFCETQSVDLVLMDLSMPKLDGLKATKIIKRTLPEIKILIITQYDANDYVHSALSAGADGYILKDATSEEFLLAVKSVLEGKTYISPGVANSVIRGYLNGGTAAEGVSPLAELTPREEEIFQLVAEGYKSREIADMLVVSIKTVEKHRSNLMQKLCVHSAAELRDFAVQQGVIFKKPDLTA; this comes from the coding sequence ATGGAAGAGTTGTATCGTGTTGTTTTAGCTGAAGATCATGTTTTATTGCGTGAGGGGCTGAAATCATTATTGCAAACGTTTAAAAACTTTACTGTAGTGGGTGAAGCAAGTGACGGGTATCAGGCTGTAGACTTCTGCGAAACTCAAAGTGTAGATTTGGTATTGATGGATTTGTCGATGCCGAAACTGGATGGCTTGAAGGCTACAAAAATAATTAAACGAACTCTTCCTGAAATCAAAATTCTTATTATTACTCAGTATGATGCCAACGATTATGTTCATTCTGCCTTATCTGCCGGAGCCGATGGCTATATTCTTAAAGATGCTACCAGTGAAGAATTCTTACTTGCAGTAAAAAGCGTATTAGAAGGAAAGACGTATATCTCCCCGGGAGTGGCCAATAGTGTTATCAGGGGGTATCTGAACGGTGGTACGGCAGCCGAAGGTGTGTCTCCGTTGGCAGAGTTGACCCCGCGAGAAGAAGAAATCTTTCAGCTTGTGGCAGAGGGATATAAGAGCAGGGAAATAGCAGACATGCTCGTGGTGAGTATTAAAACGGTTGAAAAGCACCGCTCCAATTTGATGCAGAAATTGTGTGTACATTCCGCAGCGGAACTTCGGGATTTTGCTGTACAGCAGGGCGTTATTTTTAAAAAACCAGACCTGACTGCATAA
- a CDS encoding phage regulatory CII family protein, with protein MRETVTRVTQNMVLGARQSKWVAEQIGKPYPTMMRELNPYDQSAKLGADTLLDIMRATKDITALEFMAKELGYELNPVQLELDHPFIDE; from the coding sequence ATGAGAGAAACTGTAACTCGCGTGACACAAAACATGGTTCTAGGCGCACGACAATCAAAGTGGGTAGCAGAACAAATCGGTAAACCTTACCCAACAATGATGCGTGAATTAAATCCGTATGATCAGAGTGCTAAGCTTGGCGCGGATACTCTGCTCGACATAATGCGTGCAACCAAAGACATTACTGCCCTTGAATTTATGGCAAAAGAGCTTGGTTACGAACTCAACCCCGTTCAGCTAGAATTAGATCACCCCTTCATCGACGAGTAA
- a CDS encoding response regulator, whose product MQKTILIADDHPEIRTLVRITLSSDGFNVAECKTAPEAVALAKKISPHLILMDIDMPGEYNGITATQILSTDPETIKSPVIMLTASKDLQDDSLRSGAVAYLTKPFSPLALLKHVQLFARNN is encoded by the coding sequence ATGCAAAAAACAATTCTTATTGCAGATGATCATCCTGAAATAAGGACACTTGTACGCATCACCCTTTCAAGTGACGGATTTAACGTTGCAGAATGTAAAACAGCTCCGGAAGCCGTTGCCCTTGCAAAAAAAATCTCTCCGCACCTTATTCTTATGGATATAGACATGCCCGGAGAATATAACGGCATAACTGCAACACAAATATTAAGCACTGACCCTGAAACAATAAAGAGCCCTGTTATAATGCTTACGGCTTCAAAGGACTTACAAGATGACAGCCTTCGATCCGGTGCCGTAGCATACCTCACCAAGCCGTTCAGTCCCCTTGCTCTCTTAAAACACGTTCAACTCTTTGCACGCAATAATTAA
- a CDS encoding HD-GYP domain-containing protein — MSNNDACEAKVKEAYDQLIKYAEDLHTTINLLKNSHRDLELAYVDTINRLAQAVEYKDEATGHHVIRICFFSAILANALKLPNNRVLRIYNSAAMHDVGKISIPDSILLKPGPLTKEEFEIMKTHTTVGARLLANSRSPLLKTGQLIALNHHERWDGTGYPRGLKGSGTPIEGRIVGLVDVYDALRSERPYKKAYSLAKTTAIIRKNSGKLFDPQLVKAFFDNLSSFEHIDRILRNSDPQDIEALFKELLPDCKQNDSISITTFL, encoded by the coding sequence ATGTCTAACAACGATGCTTGTGAAGCCAAAGTAAAAGAAGCATATGACCAACTTATAAAATATGCAGAAGACTTACATACAACAATTAATCTACTTAAAAATTCACATCGAGATTTAGAACTGGCTTACGTAGATACAATAAATAGACTTGCCCAAGCCGTTGAGTACAAAGATGAAGCAACTGGACACCACGTTATTCGTATATGCTTTTTCAGTGCAATCCTCGCGAATGCCCTGAAACTTCCTAATAATAGAGTCCTACGAATCTACAACTCAGCAGCAATGCATGATGTTGGAAAAATTAGCATACCCGACTCCATATTGCTAAAACCGGGGCCGTTAACAAAAGAAGAATTTGAAATAATGAAGACACACACCACGGTGGGTGCAAGGCTGCTGGCAAATTCCAGGTCACCCCTTCTTAAAACCGGCCAACTTATTGCTCTAAATCATCACGAACGCTGGGACGGTACAGGCTACCCGAGAGGTCTGAAGGGGTCCGGTACCCCAATTGAAGGCCGTATCGTTGGATTAGTTGATGTATACGACGCATTACGCTCCGAACGACCATACAAAAAAGCCTATTCCCTAGCCAAAACAACAGCTATTATCCGTAAAAACTCAGGAAAGCTCTTCGACCCACAGCTTGTGAAAGCATTTTTTGATAACCTTTCCAGTTTTGAACATATTGATAGAATTCTACGAAATTCAGACCCGCAGGATATTGAAGCTCTGTTCAAAGAGTTGCTCCCAGACTGTAAGCAAAACGACAGCATATCCATAACAACATTCTTATAA
- a CDS encoding hybrid sensor histidine kinase/response regulator has translation MHTEPKQYILIAVTDSAMAAQLKEGVETASGKPCLIASTSSEAYAFAARYSEQLPLAILDTALSGITESLFYVTAEQCIPTLLITDNYTEACASCSLSPTIIDIIIKSSDTVVNVVETVQRLHRNQDTNVLIVESSASIRHYLSYIISNYMLNPKTAKSGNEAITLLEKQQYPLILIDAHLTDMTGIDLTRIIRKTHPPEHTSIIGISGNTDLYISAMFLKSGASDFLNKPFKKEELYCRMIQNLKMTELLTYLEQLNTLKNKMLGMAAHDLVSPITGIQGLATILKEGYAGEVTSQQKEVAQAIYAASDDMLTLVTDILEVSTIESGHLSINKESIQLNEIVAHRVGLAELSSARKSVTLEQHLTPLDNIYGDPKRIGQLLDNLLSNAIKFSNPKTTIQISTQKTDDAIQLIVKDEGPGIAEEEIEKLFTPFTKGTALPTGNEPSHGLGLHIVKRIASAHNCSVDVASSLGKGTKFTISFPLQAAPK, from the coding sequence ATGCACACTGAACCAAAGCAATACATCCTCATTGCTGTAACTGACTCAGCAATGGCAGCACAGCTGAAGGAAGGCGTTGAGACTGCTAGTGGAAAACCCTGTCTTATAGCTAGCACCTCATCAGAAGCCTACGCTTTTGCAGCGCGTTATAGTGAGCAACTGCCTTTGGCGATTCTAGATACGGCGCTTAGCGGCATAACAGAAAGTTTATTTTATGTGACAGCAGAACAATGTATTCCCACCCTGCTTATTACAGACAATTATACTGAAGCGTGCGCTTCTTGCTCTTTGTCCCCTACTATTATCGATATAATCATCAAAAGTAGCGATACAGTAGTCAACGTTGTGGAAACAGTACAACGATTGCACAGAAATCAGGACACGAATGTACTCATTGTCGAAAGTTCAGCCTCCATCCGGCACTACCTCTCGTATATTATTTCCAATTACATGCTGAATCCCAAAACAGCCAAGTCCGGCAATGAAGCCATTACCTTGCTAGAAAAACAACAATACCCACTTATCCTGATTGATGCGCACCTTACAGATATGACAGGCATAGACCTCACCCGCATAATACGCAAAACACATCCTCCCGAACACACATCCATTATCGGAATATCCGGCAATACAGACCTGTATATTTCAGCCATGTTTCTAAAAAGCGGTGCAAGTGACTTTCTTAATAAACCATTCAAAAAGGAAGAACTCTATTGCCGCATGATACAAAATTTAAAAATGACGGAGCTACTTACGTATCTGGAACAACTGAATACGCTAAAAAATAAAATGCTCGGCATGGCTGCCCATGATCTGGTCAGCCCGATTACAGGCATACAAGGACTCGCCACCATCCTTAAAGAGGGATATGCAGGTGAAGTAACTTCTCAACAAAAAGAAGTTGCACAGGCAATCTACGCTGCCAGCGATGACATGCTTACACTTGTTACTGACATTCTGGAGGTATCAACAATCGAAAGCGGGCACCTGTCCATCAATAAAGAGTCTATCCAATTAAATGAGATTGTCGCTCATAGAGTAGGTCTGGCAGAATTATCTTCAGCTAGGAAGTCAGTAACACTGGAGCAACACCTTACCCCTTTGGATAATATATACGGAGACCCGAAACGTATTGGCCAGCTACTCGACAATTTGCTATCCAACGCCATAAAATTTTCTAATCCGAAAACAACAATCCAAATCAGCACTCAAAAAACTGATGACGCAATTCAGCTTATTGTAAAAGACGAAGGTCCTGGAATCGCTGAAGAAGAAATCGAAAAACTTTTCACCCCTTTCACTAAGGGAACAGCCTTACCAACTGGAAACGAGCCTAGCCACGGGCTTGGCTTACACATAGTAAAGCGTATTGCTAGTGCCCATAATTGTAGTGTAGATGTAGCAAGTTCACTGGGCAAGGGCACGAAATTCACCATCAGCTTTCCGTTACAGGCTGCTCCAAAATAA
- a CDS encoding pseudouridine synthase family protein gives MIENLSTATVPKTLNNTRLDAALSIFLPESGLRIRRRIFETHTVLVNGVPRSKGHTVLTGDQIILVEKIVPESMAPKKTTQNSTPEDIPSELKEQLYIVHEDAHFAAIFKPGGLHTTTIAGKNTPSLEEELPSLFSQQFTSEDELPILVNRLDCLTSGMVMAAKSQAAAAMFKELEDAGAIEKIYILLVHGSVPAPLLVTNKLDMAKRKVTKVLPETNPDPLRHTTFLPLLETTVPNDPSSSATLLMAAISKGARHQIRAHIASQGFPIVGDPLYGNVETRFETSQDKTMYLHHYQIELGSFSAMCPPAWKTWEQWKLSIPTK, from the coding sequence ATGATAGAAAATCTCTCAACTGCGACTGTTCCAAAGACGTTAAATAATACACGCCTTGACGCTGCCCTTTCTATATTTCTTCCTGAATCCGGTCTCCGTATCCGCAGAAGAATCTTTGAAACTCACACAGTCCTCGTTAACGGTGTCCCCCGCTCAAAAGGACATACGGTATTAACCGGCGACCAAATTATTCTTGTAGAAAAAATTGTTCCAGAAAGTATGGCCCCAAAAAAAACAACTCAGAACAGCACTCCGGAAGACATTCCCTCTGAGCTAAAAGAGCAACTGTATATTGTACATGAAGATGCTCACTTTGCAGCAATTTTCAAACCGGGCGGTCTGCACACCACAACCATTGCCGGAAAAAATACCCCAAGCCTTGAAGAAGAACTTCCGTCTCTTTTTTCCCAACAGTTCACAAGTGAAGACGAGCTGCCTATTTTAGTAAACAGACTCGATTGCCTGACATCCGGCATGGTCATGGCTGCAAAGTCACAAGCCGCCGCAGCCATGTTTAAAGAACTTGAAGACGCTGGTGCTATAGAAAAAATCTATATTCTTCTTGTACACGGTTCCGTTCCAGCCCCTCTGCTTGTCACCAACAAGCTTGATATGGCAAAACGCAAAGTCACAAAAGTACTTCCAGAAACAAACCCAGATCCCTTACGACACACAACGTTTCTCCCGTTGCTGGAAACCACAGTGCCGAATGATCCTTCCAGTTCTGCAACGCTCCTTATGGCTGCCATCAGTAAAGGGGCCCGTCACCAAATTCGTGCACACATTGCCTCTCAAGGCTTCCCGATTGTTGGAGACCCACTCTATGGCAATGTTGAAACACGTTTTGAAACGTCTCAAGACAAAACCATGTACCTACACCACTATCAGATTGAACTAGGTTCTTTCTCTGCAATGTGTCCCCCTGCATGGAAGACATGGGAACAGTGGAAACTCTCAATTCCAACTAAATAA
- a CDS encoding flavodoxin — protein MASVFIAYGSTTGNTAYVAESIQRTLKQNGHEVTIEDVADINVAELTKPYDLCCLGCSTWGDDEIELQDDFIPVFEEIENIDLAGKNIACFGCGDSSYEYYCGAVDAIEEACKNAGATIFTDSLKIDGDPKSEQADIDAWAQDLIAKLNA, from the coding sequence ATGGCATCAGTATTTATTGCATACGGCTCCACTACAGGTAATACCGCATATGTTGCAGAGAGTATCCAGCGTACCCTGAAACAAAACGGTCATGAAGTAACGATTGAAGATGTTGCAGACATCAACGTTGCCGAGCTTACCAAACCATATGACCTTTGCTGCCTTGGGTGCTCTACTTGGGGCGATGACGAAATCGAGTTACAGGATGACTTTATTCCCGTATTTGAAGAAATTGAAAATATTGATCTTGCCGGTAAAAATATTGCCTGCTTTGGCTGCGGTGACAGCAGCTACGAATACTATTGTGGTGCGGTAGATGCCATTGAAGAAGCATGCAAAAATGCAGGGGCTACCATCTTCACAGATTCACTTAAAATTGACGGTGACCCAAAATCCGAGCAGGCGGACATTGATGCGTGGGCACAAGACCTCATTGCAAAACTAAACGCATAG